Proteins encoded together in one Coffea arabica cultivar ET-39 chromosome 2c, Coffea Arabica ET-39 HiFi, whole genome shotgun sequence window:
- the LOC113731323 gene encoding UPF0496 protein At4g34320-like, whose protein sequence is MGSHMSKKPGESSSAISNIQFTTELNSYEAACKMDEGLQSFDTSLHARTNHVISTLAAGVEVRAVSFDSLKEVTGCLLDMNQEVVKVILECKQDIWKNQELFELVEEYFENSLKTLDFCAALEKCLKRARDSQLLIMVALQQFEEEDGVEGNRYNRTLDELKNFKAAGDPFTEEFFEIFQSVYRQQILMLEKLQMRKSKLDKKLKYIHAWRKLSSIIFVATFAAVLICSVVAAAMAAPPVAAALAAATSIPLGSMGKWIDSLLQSYENAVKGQKEIMSSIHVGTYVTIKDLDNIRVLIDRLEIDIESLLANVDFAISEDAVKLGIEEIRKKLDVFMKNVEDLGVQADVCSRDIRRARTVVLQRIIKNPNH, encoded by the coding sequence ATGGGAAGTCATATGAGTAAGAAGCCTGGTGAAAGTTCATCTGCAATTAGCAACATTCAATTCACGACTGAGCTTAATTCATATGAAGCCGCTTGTAAGATGGATGAGGGTTTGCAGTCCTTTGACACAAGTCTCCATGCTAGAACAAACCATGTTATCAGTACTCTTGCTGCTGGCGTAGAAGTTAGGGCCGTCTCATTTGATTCTTTAAAGGAAGTCACTGGATGCCTTCTGGACATGAACCAGGAGGTTGTTAAGGTTATCTTGGAGTGCAAGCAGGATATCTGGAAGAATCAAGAATTGTTTGAGCTTGTGGAGGAGTACTTCGAGAACAGTCTCAAAACTCTGGACTTCTGTGCTGCTTTAGAAAAGTGCCTAAAAAGAGCCAGGGACAGCCAATTGCTTATTATGGTTGCTCTACAGCAATTTGAAGAGGAGGATGGAGTTGAAGGGAATAGGTACAATAGGACTTTGGATGAGTTGAAGAACTTCAAGGCTGCCGGTGATCCTTTCACCGAggaatttttcgaaattttCCAGTCTGTGTATAGGCAGCAAATTCTGATGCTTGAGAAGCTGCAAATGCGAAAGAGTAAGCTTGATAAAAAGCTCAAGTACATCCATGCTTGGAGAAAATTGTCGAGCATTATCTTTGTTGCCACATTTGCTGCTGTTCTTATATGTTCAGTCGTGGCTGCTGCTATGGCTGCTCCTCCTGTTGCGGCCGCTCTTGCCGCTGCTACTTCCATCCCACTGGGATCAATGGGGAAGTGGATTGATTCTCTTCTGCAGAGCTATGAAAATGCTGTCAAAGGACAGAAGGAGATCATGAGCTCAATCCATGTGGGCACTTATGTCACCATCAAGGATCTGGACAACATCCGAGTGCTGATTGACAGGTTGGAAATCGATATCGAGTCACTCCTGGCAAATGTTGATTTTGCTATTAGTGAAGATGCTGTGAAGCTTGGCATAGAAGAGATCAGGAAGAAGCTCGATGTATTTATGAAGAATGTCGAGGATTTAGGGGTGCAAGCTGATGTTTGCAGCCGGGATATTCGCAGGGCCAGGACTGTTGTTCTCCAGAGGATCATCAAGAATCCCAACCATTGA
- the LOC113726348 gene encoding probable 1-acyl-sn-glycerol-3-phosphate acyltransferase 5: MEVCTSVNSRNGPRHRPLTPWKAFRGVLCLVVLVLTAFMLLVFCGFWTAVVLRFFSLHYSRTATSFFLGSWIALWPFLFEKINKTKVVFSGDCVAARERVLLIANHRTEVDWMYLWDLALRKGCHGYIKYVLKSSLMKLPVFGWIFHVVEFIPVERRWEADEAVMYKMLSTFKDPQDPLWLAVFPEGTDFTEEKCQRSQKYAAEKGFPILKNVLLPKSKGFFASLESLRGSMDAVYDITIGYKQRCPTFLDNAFGVDPAEVHIHVRRVDVNDIPISEEQVTSWLMETFSLKDQLLSDFHSKGHFPREGIEGDLSMVKCLVNCTFVIALTGVCTFLTFFSSIWFKMYVSLACAYLASATYFNIRPRPIVAL; the protein is encoded by the exons ATGGAAGTGTGTACATCGGTTAATTCAAGAAATGGACCAAGGCACCGTCCTTTAACTCCATGGAAAGCGTTTAGAGGTGTTTTGTGTTTGGTTGTgttagttttgacagcatttatgCTGTTGGTGTTTTGTGGTTTTTGGACAGCTGTTGTCTTAAGATTTTTCAGCTTACATTACAGCAGGACAGCAACATCATTCTTTCTGGGAAGCTGGATTGCTTTGTGGCCTTTTCTgtttgaaaaaataaacaagACTAAAGTGGTGTTCTCAGGGGACTGTGTTGCAGCAAGGGAACGTGTCTTGCTTATTGCGAACCATCGGACCGAGGTTGATTGGATGTACTTGTGGGACCTTGCACTGCGAAAGGGATGTCATGGTTACATTAAATACGTTCTTAAGAGCAGTTTGATGAAATTGCCTGTATTTGGTTGGATATTTCATGTCGTGGAGTTCATTCCAGTGGAGAGAAGATGGGAGGCTGATGAAGCAGTTATGTATAAGATGCTTTCAACTTTCAAAGATCCTCAAGATCCACTCTGGCTTGCTGTTTTTCCTGAAGGCACAGATTTCAC AGAAGAGAAGTGCCAACGCAGTCAAAAGTATGCTGCCGAAAAAGGATTTCCGATCCTAAAGAATGTGCTGCTTCCAAAATCCAAGGGCTTTTTTGCCTCGTTAGAGTCTTTGAGGGGCTCGATGGATGCAG TTTATGACATTACAATTGGTTATAAACAACGTTGTCCAACTTTCTTGGACAATGCTTTTGGTGTCGACCCTGCTGAGGTTCACATTCATGTACGCCGTGTTGATGTTAATGACATCCCGATATCTGAAGAGCAGGTAACTTCGTGGTTGATGGAAACATTCAGCCTCAAGGATCAGCTGCTCTCGGATTTTCATTCGAAAGGTCATTTTCCACGTGAAGGGATAGAAGGCGACCTTTCTATGGTGAAGTGTCTGGTGAACTGTACATTCGTAATTGCCTTGACAGGTGTCTGTACATTCTTAACCTTTTTCTCTTCTATCTGGTTCAAAATGTACGTTTCCTTAGCCTGTGCATATCTGGCATCAGCAACTTACTTTAATATCAGGCCTAGGCCTATTGTGGCTTTGTAA